The Streptomyces sp. NBC_01551 region CTGTGCTGCTAGATACCGAGCTCGTTCTCGATGAAGTCGAAGAGCTCGTCGGTCGTGGCTTCCTGGAGCTTCTCGGCCACGGCCCCGCCGCTCGAAGGGGCTTGCGGTTCACCCCATTTCGCGAGGAGGGCCTGCAGGCGCGAGGCGATGTCGGCCCGCGTCTCCCCGTCCGGATCGAGGACGGACAGCGCCGATTCGAGCTTTTCGAGTTCCGCGATGCCGGGGGCGGCCGCGGTGCTGCCGTCCTGGACGATCTCGGCGCGCAGGAACTCGGCCAGGACCGCGGGGGTCGGGTGGTCGAAGACCAGCGTCGCCGGGAGCTTCAGCCCGGTGGCCGCGTTCAGGCGGTTGCGGAGCTCCAGCGCGATCAGGGAGTCGAAGCCGAGCTCCTTGAACGCGCGGCCCGCGCCGACCTCGTCGGTGGTGGGGTGCCCGAGCGCGGTCGCCGCGTGGGAGCGGACCAGTTCCAGTACGGCCAGGGCCTGTTCGGCCTGCGCCATCACCGACAGCCGTCGGCGCAGCGCCTCGGCCGGGGAACCCTCCCCGGCCGGGCCGCCCGCTTCACCGGCGGCCGACGCGGCCTGCGCGAGCCGCCGCACCTCGGGCAGGTCCGCGAGGAACGGGCTGGGCCGCACCGCGGTGTAGCCCGGCGTGAACCGCTCCCACTGGATGTCGGCGACGGCGACGGCCGGCTCGGCGTGGTCGAGGGCCTGCTGGAGCGCCCGGATCGCGGCGCGCGGCGCCATGGCGGGCACGCCGCCGCGGTCGAGCCGCTCTCCGATGGCGCCGCCCGCGGCCAGTCCGCTGTCACCCCACCGGCCCCAGGCCACCGAGGTGGCGGGCAGGCCGTCGGCGTGCCGCTGCTCGGCGAGGGCGTCCAGGTAGGAGTTGGCGGCCGCGTAGTTGCCCTGTCCGGCGTCGCCGAGGGTGCCGGCGACTCCGGAGAAGAGCACGAACGCGGACAGACCGAGGTCGCGGGTCAGCTCGTGGAGGGTGAGCGCCGCGTCCGCCTTGGGGGCGAGCACGGTCGCGAACCGCTCGGGGGTCAGCCCGTCGATGACGCCGTCGTCGAGGACGCCGGCGGTGTGTACGACGGCGGTCAGCGGCCGGTCGGCGGGGACGGAGGCCAGGAGGGCGGCGAGGGCGTCGCGGTCGCTGACGTCACAGGCGGCGAGCGTGACCTCGGCGCCCAGCGCGGCCAGTTCCTCGCGCAGCCCGTCCGCGCCGGGCGCCTCGGCCCCGCGACGGCTGGTCAGGATCAGGTGCTCGGCGCCGTTCTCCGCCAGCCAGCGGGCCACGTGCGCACCCAGGGCGCCCGTACCACCGGTGACCAGCGTCGTCCCGGCCGGACGCCACTCGGGCGCGGTCGGCGCGTCGGCGAGCGGGGCGTGGACCAGACGCCGGCCGAACAGCCCGGAGGCGCGGAGCGCCACCTGGTCCTCGGAGCCGTCACCGGCCAGGACTCCCACGAGCCGTTCGAGCGTGCGGTCGTCGGCCTGCGCGGGCAGGTCGAGCAGACCGCCCCAGCGGTCGGGGAACTCCAGCGCGGCGGTGCGGCCGAAGCCCCACAGCAGGGCCTGCGCCGGATCCTGGAGCCGCTCGGAGCGGGAGACTGACACGGCGCCGCGGGTGACGCACCACAGGGGCGCGGCGACGTCGGCGTCCCCGAGGGCCTGGACGAGCACGGCGGTGCCGAGGAGCCCGGCGTGGGCGCGCAGCGCGGCCCCGTCGTCGCCGAGGGCGAGGAGGGAGAGCACCCCGGCGGGGGCGGGGGCCCCCTCCGTGGCGGCCTTCAGGACGGCGGTCAGCGCGTCCCGGCCGGCCGCGTCGGCGGCCACGGTGACGGTACGGACCTCCGCGCCCCGGTCGGTGAGCGTACGGAGAACAGCGGCGGCCGCGTCACCGGCCGCTCCGGAGACCGCCTCGGGCACGACGACCAGCCAGGTGCCGGAGAGCCGGGCGCTGGTGGCTTCGGTCAGGGCCTTCCAAGTGACCCGGTAGCGCCAGCCGTCGACGGTGGACTGCTCACGGCTCTGCCGCCGCCACGAGGACAGCGCGGGGAGCAGGGCGGTCAGGGGCTGGTCGCCCTCGATCCGCAGTTCGGCGGTGAGCGCGGCGAGGTCCTCGCGCTCGACGGCGTCCCAGAACCGGGCGTCGATCACGCTCTCGCCCGTCAGCTCACCCGCTTCGACCGCCGCGGCCTCCGGCCAGAACCGCTGCGACTGGAAAGCGTAGGTCGGCAGGTCCACGCGCCGGGCGCCGGTGCCGGCGAAGACCGCGTCCCAGTCG contains the following coding sequences:
- a CDS encoding SDR family NAD(P)-dependent oxidoreductase — encoded protein: MAEALLDASPVFAARVDECAKALEPFTDWSLVDVLRGADGVPSLDRVDVVQPALFAVMVSLAEVWRSAGVRPGAVIGHSQGEIAAACVAGILSLEDAARVVALRSQAIGRVLAGLGGMVSVPLPAAEVRERIAPWGEERISVAAVNGPSSVVVSGEVQALEELLASCEADGVRAKRIAVDYASHSAQVELLRDELAELLAPIVPQAAEVPFLSTVTGEWVQGPELDAGYWFRNLRQTVELEQATRTLLEQGFGVFIESSPHPVLTVGMQETVEDAGREAAILGSLRRNEGGLERFWLSLGEAYVRGVTVDWDAVFAGTGARRVDLPTYAFQSQRFWPEAAAVEAGELTGESVIDARFWDAVEREDLAALTAELRIEGDQPLTALLPALSSWRRQSREQSTVDGWRYRVTWKALTEATSARLSGTWLVVVPEAVSGAAGDAAAAVLRTLTDRGAEVRTVTVAADAAGRDALTAVLKAATEGAPAPAGVLSLLALGDDGAALRAHAGLLGTAVLVQALGDADVAAPLWCVTRGAVSVSRSERLQDPAQALLWGFGRTAALEFPDRWGGLLDLPAQADDRTLERLVGVLAGDGSEDQVALRASGLFGRRLVHAPLADAPTAPEWRPAGTTLVTGGTGALGAHVARWLAENGAEHLILTSRRGAEAPGADGLREELAALGAEVTLAACDVSDRDALAALLASVPADRPLTAVVHTAGVLDDGVIDGLTPERFATVLAPKADAALTLHELTRDLGLSAFVLFSGVAGTLGDAGQGNYAAANSYLDALAEQRHADGLPATSVAWGRWGDSGLAAGGAIGERLDRGGVPAMAPRAAIRALQQALDHAEPAVAVADIQWERFTPGYTAVRPSPFLADLPEVRRLAQAASAAGEAGGPAGEGSPAEALRRRLSVMAQAEQALAVLELVRSHAATALGHPTTDEVGAGRAFKELGFDSLIALELRNRLNAATGLKLPATLVFDHPTPAVLAEFLRAEIVQDGSTAAAPGIAELEKLESALSVLDPDGETRADIASRLQALLAKWGEPQAPSSGGAVAEKLQEATTDELFDFIENELGI